The following coding sequences are from one Dehalococcoidia bacterium window:
- a CDS encoding ABC transporter permease, whose translation MAEATVAIQLAPWNFWREAVRAAFLLGAREARLAIRTPAYLVPNLVIPVFFYFVMVGSLEEFASRSGISNWEAFQLPVAIVFAVQGGSAGLNMVADIESGYFDKLLLTPANRVSILIGAMGADFLRIMAQAAVVLVIAFATGLEFATGVPGAVALVLLSSFWGLAYSAIGFAVAIKTGNAQATQSLWALFMPMMFLTTLFAPMEALSGWLKVAATVNPMTYLLRGMRALSSEGWDMADLGVAIAAVAALGVVTLTLAFAALKSRVR comes from the coding sequence ATGGCTGAGGCAACTGTGGCAATCCAGTTGGCGCCCTGGAATTTCTGGCGTGAAGCCGTGCGCGCCGCGTTTCTGCTGGGCGCGCGGGAGGCGCGGCTGGCGATCCGGACGCCGGCGTACCTGGTGCCCAACCTCGTGATCCCGGTCTTCTTCTATTTCGTGATGGTGGGCTCCCTCGAGGAGTTCGCCAGCCGGTCCGGGATCTCGAACTGGGAGGCGTTCCAGTTGCCGGTAGCCATCGTCTTCGCGGTGCAGGGAGGCAGCGCCGGCCTGAATATGGTCGCGGACATCGAAAGCGGCTACTTCGACAAATTGCTGCTGACGCCGGCGAACCGCGTTTCCATTCTGATTGGCGCCATGGGCGCCGACTTCCTGCGCATCATGGCGCAGGCCGCCGTGGTCCTGGTCATCGCTTTCGCCACCGGGTTGGAATTCGCCACGGGCGTGCCGGGCGCCGTGGCGCTGGTGCTCCTGAGCAGCTTCTGGGGCCTTGCTTATTCCGCGATCGGCTTTGCGGTGGCGATCAAGACGGGCAATGCTCAGGCGACACAGAGCCTGTGGGCGCTGTTCATGCCGATGATGTTCCTGACGACGCTGTTCGCGCCCATGGAGGCCCTGAGCGGCTGGTTGAAGGTCGCGGCGACGGTGAACCCGATGACCTACCTGCTGCGGGGCATGCGCGCCCTCTCGTCGGAGGGCTGGGACATGGCGGACCTGGGGGTCGCGATTGCGGCTGTCGCGGCTCTGGGTGTGGTGACGCTGACGCTTGCCTTCGCGGCGCTGAAGAGCCGGGTCAGGTAG
- a CDS encoding DNA translocase FtsK, with protein MRWLWRVETLGLALVLISIAALALLAGAGPPPAALASLAEATGMASLALAGVAGTIGVLIWRRDLGLLARYPRALAASAPAAVFLLGLASLTGPAWWLAGVPLAEVSGGGDLGAALTGSVLGLLAWIAAGVAFVAIGWPQVAKGILRQTPVVLRVVWGWRIPQRAFAGIVAVVEFAFPTKPPLDERPQHVPPSWLPREAEPIERFEAEPPQEEAPPPGPARQVELPIGWRDDEERGPAPLPVSSFHWSLPPIDMLSAGVADAEVAKPDNAARAALIVETLASFGVDARVTQINEGPTVTQFGIEPGWDIKYRQVVERDREGRPVLGKDGKPVMRQEEVSRTRVRVNEITRLQNDLALALAAPSIRIEAPVPGKALVGIEVPNSAASVVTLRSVIETPAFQRIAAKSKLALALGKSVSGEPVVADLTKAPHLLIAGATGSGKSICINSIISCILMHAKPEEVRFVMIDPKRVELSSFAMIPHLAFSSIIVDVEKVVGTLGAVIAEMESRYKRFAALAVRNIDAYNRHPKVTERMPYWVVIIDELADLMMAAPFEVERQICRLAQLARATGIHLIVATQRPSVDVVTGLIKANFPTRIAFAVSSQVDSRTIIDTAGAERLLGRGDMLYMPTDASKPKRLQGVYVSDQEIDRIVTFWANERSRTGNATPVYDHLLEEAAVEAEAEEDGDPMFERAKALAMEHRRVSTSLLQRRLRIGYPRAARLIDMLEEEGIVGPAGPGGSREVIGGDGFGDIDDDF; from the coding sequence GTGCGCTGGCTCTGGCGGGTCGAGACCCTTGGCCTCGCCCTCGTCCTGATCTCCATTGCCGCGCTAGCCCTTCTTGCCGGCGCCGGCCCGCCGCCTGCTGCGCTGGCGAGCCTGGCTGAGGCGACAGGCATGGCATCGCTCGCGCTGGCGGGAGTGGCCGGGACGATAGGTGTCCTCATCTGGCGTCGCGACCTCGGGCTCCTGGCCCGCTACCCGCGCGCCCTGGCCGCTTCGGCGCCGGCGGCAGTGTTCCTGCTCGGACTTGCCTCGCTCACGGGTCCGGCGTGGTGGCTGGCCGGCGTGCCCCTGGCCGAAGTGTCAGGCGGCGGTGACTTAGGCGCTGCCCTCACTGGCTCGGTATTGGGGTTGCTGGCCTGGATCGCGGCCGGCGTTGCATTCGTGGCCATCGGCTGGCCGCAGGTGGCGAAGGGCATTCTGCGCCAGACGCCGGTAGTGCTGAGGGTGGTGTGGGGCTGGCGTATTCCGCAGCGGGCCTTTGCGGGCATCGTCGCAGTCGTGGAGTTCGCCTTCCCGACGAAGCCGCCCCTGGACGAGCGGCCGCAGCACGTGCCGCCCTCCTGGCTGCCCCGGGAGGCGGAGCCGATCGAGCGCTTCGAGGCCGAGCCTCCGCAGGAGGAAGCGCCGCCACCCGGCCCTGCCCGCCAGGTCGAGCTGCCGATTGGCTGGCGCGACGACGAAGAGCGCGGCCCGGCGCCGCTTCCGGTGTCCTCTTTCCACTGGTCGCTGCCGCCGATTGACATGCTGTCCGCCGGTGTCGCAGACGCCGAGGTCGCGAAGCCCGACAATGCCGCGCGGGCGGCGCTCATCGTGGAGACGCTGGCGAGCTTCGGGGTGGATGCGCGCGTTACGCAGATCAACGAGGGGCCGACGGTTACTCAGTTCGGCATCGAGCCGGGCTGGGACATCAAGTACCGGCAGGTCGTGGAACGCGACCGCGAAGGCAGGCCCGTCCTGGGGAAGGACGGCAAGCCGGTCATGCGCCAGGAGGAGGTCTCCCGCACGCGGGTGCGGGTGAACGAGATCACGCGCCTGCAGAACGACCTCGCGCTGGCGCTCGCGGCGCCGTCGATCCGCATCGAGGCGCCGGTGCCGGGGAAGGCGCTGGTGGGCATCGAGGTCCCGAACTCGGCGGCGTCGGTCGTGACGCTGCGCTCGGTGATCGAGACGCCCGCATTCCAGCGCATCGCCGCGAAGTCGAAGCTGGCGCTGGCGTTGGGGAAGAGCGTGTCGGGAGAACCGGTGGTTGCGGACCTGACGAAGGCGCCGCACCTGCTCATCGCCGGGGCGACGGGGTCAGGGAAGAGCATCTGCATCAACTCGATCATCTCCTGCATCCTCATGCACGCTAAGCCGGAAGAGGTGCGCTTCGTGATGATTGACCCGAAGCGCGTGGAGTTGTCGAGCTTCGCGATGATCCCCCACCTCGCCTTCTCGTCGATCATCGTCGACGTCGAGAAGGTGGTGGGGACGCTGGGGGCGGTGATCGCGGAGATGGAGTCACGCTACAAGCGCTTTGCCGCCCTCGCGGTCCGGAACATCGACGCGTACAACCGGCACCCGAAGGTCACAGAGCGCATGCCCTACTGGGTCGTGATCATCGACGAGCTTGCGGACCTGATGATGGCTGCGCCGTTCGAGGTGGAACGCCAGATCTGCCGCCTGGCCCAGCTGGCCCGGGCTACGGGGATCCACCTCATCGTGGCGACGCAGCGGCCGTCGGTGGACGTGGTCACGGGCCTAATCAAGGCGAACTTCCCGACGCGGATCGCCTTCGCCGTGAGCTCGCAGGTGGACTCGCGCACGATCATCGACACGGCTGGCGCCGAGCGCCTGCTTGGCCGCGGCGACATGCTCTACATGCCAACGGACGCCTCGAAGCCGAAGCGGCTGCAGGGGGTGTATGTGTCCGACCAGGAGATCGACCGTATAGTCACCTTCTGGGCGAACGAGCGCTCCCGGACGGGCAATGCCACGCCGGTCTATGACCACCTGCTGGAAGAGGCAGCTGTCGAGGCGGAGGCTGAAGAAGACGGCGACCCCATGTTCGAGCGCGCGAAGGCGCTGGCGATGGAGCACCGCCGCGTGTCGACTTCGTTGCTGCAGCGGCGGCTGCGGATCGGCTATCCGCGGGCGGCGCGCCTGATCGACATGCTCGAGGAAGAAGGGATCGTGGGGCCGGCCGGGCCGGGCGGCTCGCGCGAGGTGATCGGCGGCGACGGCTTCGGCGATATCGACGACGACTTCTAG
- a CDS encoding ImmA/IrrE family metallo-endopeptidase, whose translation MTWNDAKQAFETWRATLESLGVFVFQLQLGKGIRGFSMFDDLAPLIAVNTAENYQARSFTIFHELAHLGSRTDSACLESTGTRRLERWCEETASATLMPLTAIHDFVRSQASVSEDVDLVKKAASTFKVSLRAAAVALIRGGYLDQSVYEDIEESAPITDRLKGFGRGRGQRAPERRKAEVGPRPLRLVFKAFESHLLTERDLRDYLRLDGAELDELARQLESA comes from the coding sequence TTGACTTGGAACGACGCCAAACAGGCCTTCGAGACGTGGCGTGCAACTCTTGAAAGTCTCGGTGTCTTCGTCTTCCAACTCCAGCTGGGCAAAGGCATCCGAGGTTTCAGTATGTTTGATGACCTCGCTCCACTGATCGCAGTCAACACTGCAGAGAACTACCAGGCGCGTTCGTTCACCATCTTCCACGAGCTGGCGCATCTAGGCTCTCGCACAGATAGCGCGTGCCTGGAGAGCACGGGAACTCGCCGACTTGAGCGATGGTGCGAAGAAACGGCGAGCGCAACGCTCATGCCTTTAACGGCAATCCATGACTTCGTCAGGAGCCAGGCTAGCGTGTCAGAAGACGTTGACCTCGTGAAGAAGGCGGCGAGTACGTTCAAAGTGAGTCTACGCGCGGCCGCAGTCGCACTGATTAGAGGAGGATATCTCGACCAGTCCGTCTACGAAGACATCGAGGAATCAGCTCCCATAACTGATCGTCTAAAGGGTTTTGGCCGCGGCCGCGGCCAACGAGCTCCAGAACGCCGGAAAGCGGAGGTGGGGCCGCGGCCCCTAAGGTTAGTCTTCAAGGCTTTTGAGTCCCACCTTCTGACCGAGCGAGATCTCAGGGATTACCTTCGCCTTGATGGGGCTGAATTGGACGAACTTGCGCGGCAATTGGAGAGCGCGTAG
- a CDS encoding ATP-binding cassette domain-containing protein: protein MAFAVETHELRREFAGGVVAVGGVDLLVRAGETFAFLGPNGAGKTTTVRMLTTLLRPTSGSALVAGFDVYRQQHEVRRSIGVALQEAGLDALATGRELLVLQAQLYGFRRSEAARRAAELLELVGLEEAADRQIKTYSGGMKRRLDLASALVHGPRLLFLDEPTEGLDPASRQAVWQEVQRLNKEFGVTVFLTTHYLEEADRLSDRLAIIDRGVIVAEGKPSELKATIGGGVVSIGVEPARLPQARQVLSGLEGLRDIRADGGALTLFVKDGAGVIAQVVRLLDTAHVPVESVALSEPTLDEVFLRATGSRLEGAGNGSGGSDG, encoded by the coding sequence ATGGCTTTCGCGGTCGAGACGCACGAGTTGCGGCGCGAATTCGCGGGCGGCGTCGTCGCCGTTGGCGGCGTGGACCTCCTGGTACGGGCCGGCGAGACGTTTGCCTTCCTGGGACCAAACGGCGCCGGCAAGACGACGACAGTGCGCATGCTCACGACGCTCCTGCGCCCGACGTCAGGCTCGGCGCTGGTCGCCGGCTTCGACGTGTACCGCCAGCAACACGAGGTCCGGCGTTCCATTGGTGTCGCCCTCCAGGAGGCGGGCCTGGACGCCCTGGCGACGGGTCGAGAGCTGCTGGTGCTGCAGGCGCAGCTCTACGGCTTCCGCCGGAGCGAGGCGGCCCGGCGGGCGGCGGAACTACTGGAGCTTGTCGGCCTCGAGGAGGCCGCGGACCGCCAGATCAAGACTTACTCGGGCGGGATGAAGCGGCGGCTGGACCTGGCCAGCGCCCTGGTGCACGGACCGCGGCTCCTCTTTCTCGACGAGCCGACGGAGGGCCTGGACCCGGCAAGCCGCCAGGCGGTCTGGCAGGAGGTCCAGCGCCTGAACAAGGAGTTCGGCGTCACGGTCTTCCTGACGACGCACTATCTCGAGGAGGCAGACCGCCTCTCCGACCGGCTGGCGATCATCGACCGCGGTGTCATCGTGGCCGAGGGTAAGCCCTCCGAGCTGAAGGCGACGATCGGCGGCGGCGTAGTCTCGATTGGGGTCGAGCCGGCTCGTCTCCCGCAGGCGAGGCAGGTCCTCAGCGGTCTCGAGGGGCTGCGCGACATCCGCGCGGACGGCGGCGCCCTGACGCTATTCGTGAAGGATGGCGCCGGGGTCATCGCGCAGGTAGTGCGCCTGCTCGATACGGCTCATGTCCCGGTGGAGTCTGTCGCGCTCAGCGAGCCGACGCTCGACGAGGTATTCCTGCGCGCGACGGGATCGAGACTTGAGGGCGCCGGCAACGGCAGCGGAGGGAGCGATGGCTGA
- a CDS encoding cupin domain-containing protein gives MVATRHETEHRSFSQPQEVREFPNGRAELINVGGSEIGRLVFQPGWRWSKDLKPLVGTDSCHAPHFQYHVSGRLAIRMDDGTEFIAGPGDVTSLPKGHDAWVVGDEPVVVVDWYGASNYAKAG, from the coding sequence ATGGTGGCGACGCGACACGAGACCGAGCACAGGAGCTTCTCCCAGCCGCAGGAGGTCCGGGAGTTCCCCAACGGGCGGGCCGAACTGATAAATGTAGGCGGCTCCGAGATCGGGCGGCTGGTGTTTCAGCCGGGCTGGCGCTGGTCCAAGGACCTCAAGCCGCTCGTCGGCACCGACTCCTGCCATGCGCCGCACTTCCAGTACCACGTGAGCGGCCGGCTTGCGATCCGCATGGACGACGGCACGGAGTTCATCGCCGGCCCCGGGGACGTCACGTCCCTGCCGAAGGGCCACGACGCCTGGGTGGTGGGCGACGAGCCGGTCGTCGTCGTCGACTGGTACGGCGCCAGCAACTACGCGAAGGCGGGCTAG
- the mfd gene encoding transcription-repair coupling factor, with amino-acid sequence PPLLLLTDAEVFGFVKQRRAMRQPGPDRSNLIADLTPGDYVVHIEHGIARFAGMATRTVDGVSREFLELQYAEGDRLFVPVDQSDRIARYIGPGDHRPGLTRLGSGEWARTRDRVRRAVADVAKDLLELYARRQVLEGHAFSPDTPWQQELEASFPYVETPDQLEAIHAVKADMEAPRPMDRLVCGDVGYGKTEVAIRAAFKAVMDGFQVAVLVPTTVLAQQHYNTFRERLASLPCRVEMLSRFLNDREARSVIAGLADGSVDIIIGTHRLLQKDVQFKKLGLLIIDEEQRFGVGHKERLKQMRQEVDVLTLSATPIPRTLHMSLVGIRDMSSMVTPPEHRLPIRTYVMESDDHLIREAIMRELERGGQVFFVHNRVHNIEMVAARIRRLVPEAEVGIGHGQMPEEQLEATMLRFAAGEIDVLVCTTIIESGLDIPNANTIIINHADKLGLAQLYQLRGRVGRSAVRAYAYLLYEKHTALSETAQRRLQAIFEATELGAGFQIALKDLEIRGAGNLLGVEQSGHMAAVGFDLYVRLLGEAVQRLKALQRGETPPEPLIGRPAMVVDLPLTAYLPETYVPDLNLRLALYQRLARAASNAEVDAIEQEMRDRFGEAPAAARNLTWVVRLRLLAAEAGVSALQTEDRQIVVRLLAGRRIDRDRFPKRLAGVSFLGAHQLRLDISALGEGWREGLVRALAALSASGHRGRGEGCRLA; translated from the coding sequence CCCCGCCGCTGCTCCTGCTCACCGACGCCGAGGTCTTCGGCTTCGTCAAGCAGCGCCGGGCCATGCGCCAGCCGGGGCCGGACCGCTCCAACCTGATCGCCGACCTGACGCCCGGCGACTACGTCGTCCACATCGAGCACGGCATCGCCCGTTTCGCCGGCATGGCCACGCGCACAGTCGACGGCGTCTCCCGCGAATTCCTCGAGCTCCAGTACGCCGAAGGCGACCGCCTCTTCGTGCCGGTTGACCAGTCAGACCGCATCGCCCGCTACATCGGCCCCGGGGACCACCGCCCCGGGCTGACCCGTCTGGGCAGCGGCGAGTGGGCGCGCACCCGCGACCGCGTCCGCCGCGCTGTCGCCGACGTGGCGAAGGACCTCCTGGAGCTGTACGCCCGGCGCCAGGTTCTGGAGGGACACGCCTTCTCGCCCGACACGCCCTGGCAGCAGGAGCTCGAGGCCTCTTTCCCTTACGTTGAGACGCCCGACCAGCTCGAGGCCATCCACGCCGTCAAGGCCGACATGGAGGCGCCCCGCCCTATGGACCGCCTGGTCTGCGGCGACGTCGGCTACGGCAAGACCGAGGTCGCGATCCGGGCAGCGTTCAAGGCGGTCATGGACGGCTTCCAGGTCGCTGTCCTCGTGCCTACCACGGTCCTCGCCCAGCAGCACTACAACACCTTCCGCGAGCGCCTCGCGAGCCTCCCCTGCCGCGTCGAGATGCTGTCGCGCTTCCTGAACGACCGCGAGGCCCGCTCCGTAATCGCCGGCCTCGCGGATGGCAGCGTTGACATTATCATCGGGACGCACCGCCTCCTCCAGAAGGACGTGCAGTTCAAGAAGCTCGGCCTCCTGATCATCGACGAAGAGCAGCGCTTCGGCGTCGGCCATAAGGAGCGCCTCAAGCAGATGCGCCAGGAGGTCGACGTCCTCACTCTCTCGGCGACACCGATACCCCGCACCCTCCACATGTCGCTGGTGGGCATCCGCGACATGTCGAGCATGGTCACGCCGCCCGAGCACCGCCTGCCCATCCGCACCTACGTGATGGAGTCCGATGACCACCTGATCCGGGAAGCGATCATGCGCGAGCTGGAGCGCGGCGGGCAGGTCTTCTTCGTCCACAACCGCGTCCACAACATCGAGATGGTCGCCGCCCGTATCCGCAGACTCGTGCCGGAGGCAGAGGTCGGCATCGGCCACGGCCAGATGCCGGAGGAGCAGCTCGAGGCAACCATGCTCCGCTTCGCCGCGGGCGAGATCGACGTCCTGGTGTGCACCACCATCATCGAGTCCGGACTCGACATCCCGAACGCAAACACGATCATCATCAACCACGCCGACAAGCTCGGCCTGGCCCAGCTTTACCAACTCCGGGGGCGCGTCGGCCGGAGCGCCGTCCGCGCCTATGCTTACCTTCTCTACGAGAAGCACACGGCCCTGTCCGAGACGGCGCAGCGCCGCCTGCAGGCCATATTCGAGGCTACGGAGCTCGGGGCCGGCTTCCAGATTGCCCTCAAAGACCTCGAGATCCGCGGCGCCGGCAACCTTCTCGGCGTGGAGCAGAGCGGGCATATGGCAGCAGTGGGGTTCGACCTGTACGTGCGCCTGCTGGGCGAAGCCGTGCAGCGCCTGAAGGCGCTCCAGCGCGGCGAGACGCCGCCGGAGCCCCTCATCGGCCGCCCGGCGATGGTGGTCGACCTGCCGCTGACGGCGTACCTGCCGGAGACCTACGTCCCGGACCTCAACCTCCGCCTCGCCCTCTACCAGCGCCTCGCCCGCGCCGCCTCGAACGCCGAGGTCGACGCCATCGAGCAGGAGATGCGCGACCGCTTCGGCGAGGCGCCCGCCGCCGCCAGGAACCTCACCTGGGTGGTCCGTCTGCGCCTCCTCGCCGCCGAAGCCGGCGTCTCCGCGCTCCAGACGGAAGACCGCCAGATCGTCGTCCGCCTGCTGGCCGGCCGGCGCATCGACCGCGACCGCTTCCCGAAACGCCTCGCCGGCGTGTCTTTCCTCGGCGCGCACCAGCTCCGCCTCGATATCTCCGCGCTGGGCGAGGGCTGGCGCGAGGGCCTCGTGCGCGCCCTGGCGGCCCTGTCCGCGTCCGGGCATCGAGGAAGAGGCGAGGGCTGCAGGCTAGCCTAG
- a CDS encoding TetR/AcrR family transcriptional regulator — translation MRRPVRRPATDTRSRILDVAERLIQTRGYNGFSYADVAAELRVTTASLHYHFAGKAELGRALVERYTERFMVALDKIEASEPDPLARLSAYAGLYAAVLRRGRLCLCGMLAADFQTLPRQMRHAVLDFFNRNEAWLSRVLEGGRDQGVLAFEEEPAGVARAVISTLEGAMLLARPFADVSRFESAARTLLDGLKRHPEMARA, via the coding sequence ATGAGACGGCCCGTTCGCAGACCCGCTACCGACACCCGCTCCCGCATCCTCGACGTAGCCGAGCGCCTGATCCAGACGCGCGGCTACAACGGCTTCAGCTACGCCGACGTCGCCGCCGAACTGCGCGTGACCACCGCCAGCCTCCACTACCACTTTGCCGGCAAAGCCGAACTCGGCCGCGCCCTGGTCGAGCGCTACACCGAGCGCTTTATGGTGGCCCTGGACAAGATCGAGGCCTCCGAGCCTGACCCGCTGGCGCGCTTGAGCGCCTATGCCGGCCTCTACGCCGCCGTCCTGCGCCGCGGCCGTCTCTGCCTCTGTGGCATGCTTGCCGCCGACTTCCAGACCCTGCCCCGGCAGATGCGCCACGCCGTCCTGGACTTCTTCAACCGCAACGAGGCCTGGCTCAGCCGCGTGCTGGAAGGCGGTCGCGACCAGGGCGTGCTGGCTTTCGAAGAGGAGCCGGCCGGCGTGGCCCGCGCCGTGATCTCCACCCTGGAGGGAGCCATGCTCCTGGCCCGCCCCTTCGCCGATGTCTCGCGCTTCGAGTCAGCCGCCCGCACGCTGCTCGACGGCCTCAAGCGCCACCCGGAGATGGCGCGCGCCTAG